A region of the Clostridium estertheticum subsp. estertheticum genome:
GTTATCATTTTTTATGGACTTTAATTCTTCTCGTGTCTCTTCATCAAAGTACTTATTATTTACCCATTCTTCGTATCTTTTTATATAAGTCATCCTAAATCACACCTTTCCAAATAATTACCATTTGATTATATTATACAGTATATCCTCCACATTTAAAATATCTAAAAATATATTAGAGTAAAATTTTTACAAATTTTTATTAGAAAGGGTGATTCTTTATGTCCAGAACATTTAGATTAAAAAGCGATGAGTCAATATATCATGTTATGTATGAAAGTATAACTGAGATAAATTTATTCAAGGATACTGAGGATAAGAAAAAATATCTGTCTCTTATAAAAAAATATAATTCTTGTAGACATCCACAATTTTTCGTCGCAATTCGTAAATCTTTATTTATTTTCTAATTATTATTTAATTATTAACCATCCCATGCCATCTTTTTCTAACAATTAATACAGTTAGTACTTAAAAACTTTTCTTCAATTTCACATGCCGATAGGGGTCTACTAAAATAATAACCCTGTATTTGATTACATCCCATTCCTTTTAATAGTTCAATTTGATTCTTTGTTTCTGCCCCTTCTGCAATTACGTCGAGTCCGATTTTTTGTGCAAGTAATATTATCCCATCTACAATAACCTTTTCTCGCTCATTTGTATCGATATTATCTATAAAGGACTTGTCTATCTTCAGCGTATTTATAGGTAGGCGTTTCAAATAACTAAGCGATGAATATCCCGTCCCAAAATCATCTAAAGCAATAGTTATGCCTAATTCCCTTATTGCAGTTAGCAATTTAATGCTGCGCTCAAAGTCCTTCATGAAGATACTTTCTGTAATTTCAAGTTCCACAAACTTTGGGTTAATCTTAGTTTCATTTATAATGTTTTTTAGATTTTCTTCAAAATCATCATTCTGTAATTGAATTCCAGATAGATTTATTGCAATAGTATCATATAAATATCCTTTGCTTTTCCATAAACTATTTTGGAGGCACACCATTTTTATAATCCACTCACCAATAGAAACTATTAGTCCACTTTGCTCTGCAATAGGTATAAACTCCGCAGGTGATACTTTTCCAAGCTTTGCGCTATTCCACCTTAAAAGCGCTTCAAACCCTTTTAATTTATTATTTATAATATCTATTTGCGGTTGATAATACATTTCAAACTCATTATTTTCTAGAGCATTCCTTAATCCCTTTTCTATTTCGGCACGTCTTACAATTATAGAACTCATACTTTCATTAAAAAAAGAATACCTTGCTTTACCATTATTTTTAGCACTATACATCGCGGTATCTGCATTTTTCAATAATATATTAGTATCATAGCCATCATTTGGGAAGATTGCAATACCAATACTTGCCGAAGTATATACATGTTTATTATCTATTCTTATCGCACAATTTAGCAAGCTTTGAAGTTTTACACATAATCTGCTTACTTTAGAATAATCTTTAATACTTTTCATTAAAATAAAAAATTCATCTCCACCTACTCTTGAAACAAGATCTCCCTCTGCCATAGTAGCTTTAATCAAATTTGCAACATTTATTAACAATTCATCCCCATAGGTATGCCCTAAAGTATCATTAACTTCTTTAAAATTATCTAAATCAATAAACAATATAGCAAGTTTAATTTGCTTGTACGTACCCTTTGATTTAATAATCTCATTTTCTAATGTGCTAATAAATAATTTTCTATTAGGTGTATCTGTTAATATGTCATAATATTTTAATTTATTAATCTCTTCTTCAAAATTTCTTTGAATAGCTATTCCTAAAATGGAGCCTACAATTTTAATCGCAACACCTCTTGTATCTCTAAGGCACATACTTCTAATCAAAAACCATCTATTGTCTATGCCATTAAAATTAAGTTTTAATCTACACTGATAGTATAAGATTCCGCCATTAATGAGATCAATAAAATCATTTATTACAATTTCCCTATCTTCCTCTAAGACAAGCTTAATTATATTTTCAATAGGATTTGCTACTTCTTTGTCATATCCAGTAATGTTATTAAATCTATTAGATGAGGAAAACATTTTAGTTGTTAAATCAATTTCCCACATAGCATCATTGGTAGAATCTAATGATAATTTGTATCTTTCCTGGCTTTTTTCAATTATTGCTAATTTTTCATGAATTTCATCATATTGCACCCTCAATTTCTCTTTTACTGCTACCGCTCGTCCACAAGTAACATAGAATTTTTTGTACCTTTTTCCGAATTTACAAAACCGCTCTCTACCTTTTTTAGTTAATATATTTGAAAAAATTATATATGTTCTTTTAATAAATTTACTTATTTTGATTTTGGCTGTTTTTTTTACGTTCACTTATACCCCTCCAGTTATCATGTATGAAACAATTGGTTATATCTTTTATACCTTAAAGTCCATTAATAAGTTTACTACTATATCTATCGTGGAATTTATGTTTTTATTAATGGTCTTTTATAATATAACCTTAATTATCGAATGTAAACGTTTATTATATGTATTAAATAATTTTAGCATAAATTACACATATTTAATAAAACAGTAAATTAATTATACCAATATTTTTACATAATGCACATTAAAGTTATTTGAAAACGAATAAAAATTATTATATTATAAGTACCATAAAACTAGAATAAATTACATATTAATCTTTTTACCTATCTTGACATATATACCGCAAGTGATATAATTAATATAAGCAAATAAATCAATACTACGATGAGGAAAGTAAGCCATGGTACATTTACAGAGAAAGAATACATTAGCTGGAAGTATTCTTAAATGAAATTAGCTGAAGACTACCTCTGAGCGGCTTCAACAAAGCCCGGTAATTCCGTTATAATTATTAAGTGGTTTATTATATAAACAATTTGGGTGGAACCGCGGGAAATTATAATCTCGTCCCAATTCTATAATTAGAATTGAGACGGGGTTTTTTTATTTTTCAAAAATATAAGTTTACAAACTTGTTGATAACATTTTTTATTTTTTCATTTCTATATGAAAAAATTTAAACAAGTATATAAAAGAAAGGAGCAATGTACATGATAAATCTTAAACTAAAAGATGGTTCAATAAAATCTTATGAATCTGAAATAACTGTAATTGAAGTTGCTAGGGATATTAGCGAGGGACTTGCAAGAGTTGCTTGTGCCGGCATGGTAGATGGTGAAACTGTAGATTTACGTTATAAACTCACTAAGGACTGCGAACTTAGTATATTAACTTTTGATAGTGAGGAAGGTAAAAAAGCCTTTAGACATACTGCAACTCATATTATGGCTCAAGCAGTTAAAAGATTATTCCCAAATACTAAACTTGCCATAGGACCTGCTATAGATGGCGGTTTCTACTACGATTTTGATAAACAAGACTCTTTTTCTGCTGAAGATATTAAATTAATTGAAGCAGAAATGAAAAAAATTGTTAAAGAAGACCTGCCTATAGAAAGGTTTGAGCTTCCAAGAGCTGAAGCTATAGCTTTTATGGGTCAATTAGATGAGAATTTTAAAGTTCAGTTAATTGAAGACCTACCAATAGATGCCAGCTTATCTTTCTACAGACATGGCGAATTTACAGATCTTTGTGCAGGTCCTCATTTAATGTCTACAAAATATATAAAAGCCTTTAAACTTACTCAAGTTGCAGGTGCTTACTGGAGAGGCAATGAAAAAAACAAAATGCTTAGCCGTATATACGGAACTGCATTTACAAAGAAATCTGATTTAGATGCTCATATAGAGAAAATGGAAGATGCTAAGAAAAGAGATCATAACAAACTTGGACGTGAACTCAAACTCTTTACTACATCAGAAATGATAGGTCAAGGATTACCTCTACTTATGCCTAATGGCGCAAGGGTAATTCAACTATTACAACGTTTTGTTGAAGATGAGGAAGAAAAAAGAGGTTATGTTCTAACTAAAACACCCTTAATGGCTAAAAGCGAATTATATAAAGTATCTGGTCATTGGGATCATTATAAAGATGGAATGTTTGTTCTTGGTGATGAATCCAAGGGTGAAGACGTTATGGCATTACGCCCTATGACATGTCCATTCCAATTTACAGTTTATAATGCAGATCAGAAAAGTTATCGTGACCTTCCAATTAGATATGCAGAAACCTCAACATTATTTAGGAATGAATCCTCAGGTGAAATGCATGGTCTTACAAGAGTACGTCAGTTCACTATTTCAGAGGGTCATTTAGTTGTTAGACCAGATCAATTAGAAGATGAATTTAAAGGTGTTGTAGATTTAATTCACTTTATGCTCAAGACTCTTGGAATTGAAGATGATATTACTTATAGATTCTCAAAATGGGATCCTAATAATAAAGAAAAATATATTGATAACCCAGAGGCTTGGGCACTAACTGAATCTAAGATGAAAGTCATTTTAGATGATCTTAAAATAGACTATAAAACAGCTATTGGTGAAGCTGCTTTCTACGGCCCTAAACTTGATTTACAGATCAAAAATGTTTTTGGTAAAGAAGATACTATAATTACAGTTCAAATTGATTTTCAACTACCAGATAGATTTAACATGACTTAT
Encoded here:
- a CDS encoding putative bifunctional diguanylate cyclase/phosphodiesterase; the encoded protein is MNVKKTAKIKISKFIKRTYIIFSNILTKKGRERFCKFGKRYKKFYVTCGRAVAVKEKLRVQYDEIHEKLAIIEKSQERYKLSLDSTNDAMWEIDLTTKMFSSSNRFNNITGYDKEVANPIENIIKLVLEEDREIVINDFIDLINGGILYYQCRLKLNFNGIDNRWFLIRSMCLRDTRGVAIKIVGSILGIAIQRNFEEEINKLKYYDILTDTPNRKLFISTLENEIIKSKGTYKQIKLAILFIDLDNFKEVNDTLGHTYGDELLINVANLIKATMAEGDLVSRVGGDEFFILMKSIKDYSKVSRLCVKLQSLLNCAIRIDNKHVYTSASIGIAIFPNDGYDTNILLKNADTAMYSAKNNGKARYSFFNESMSSIIVRRAEIEKGLRNALENNEFEMYYQPQIDIINNKLKGFEALLRWNSAKLGKVSPAEFIPIAEQSGLIVSIGEWIIKMVCLQNSLWKSKGYLYDTIAINLSGIQLQNDDFEENLKNIINETKINPKFVELEITESIFMKDFERSIKLLTAIRELGITIALDDFGTGYSSLSYLKRLPINTLKIDKSFIDNIDTNEREKVIVDGIILLAQKIGLDVIAEGAETKNQIELLKGMGCNQIQGYYFSRPLSACEIEEKFLSTNCINC
- the thrS gene encoding threonine--tRNA ligase codes for the protein MINLKLKDGSIKSYESEITVIEVARDISEGLARVACAGMVDGETVDLRYKLTKDCELSILTFDSEEGKKAFRHTATHIMAQAVKRLFPNTKLAIGPAIDGGFYYDFDKQDSFSAEDIKLIEAEMKKIVKEDLPIERFELPRAEAIAFMGQLDENFKVQLIEDLPIDASLSFYRHGEFTDLCAGPHLMSTKYIKAFKLTQVAGAYWRGNEKNKMLSRIYGTAFTKKSDLDAHIEKMEDAKKRDHNKLGRELKLFTTSEMIGQGLPLLMPNGARVIQLLQRFVEDEEEKRGYVLTKTPLMAKSELYKVSGHWDHYKDGMFVLGDESKGEDVMALRPMTCPFQFTVYNADQKSYRDLPIRYAETSTLFRNESSGEMHGLTRVRQFTISEGHLVVRPDQLEDEFKGVVDLIHFMLKTLGIEDDITYRFSKWDPNNKEKYIDNPEAWALTESKMKVILDDLKIDYKTAIGEAAFYGPKLDLQIKNVFGKEDTIITVQIDFQLPDRFNMTYIDKDGIKKLPYVIHRTSIGCYERTLATLIEKYAGAFPTWLAPLQVKVLPISEKYHDYAETVVAKLKKSKIRVEADFRAEKIGYKIREARNERVPFLLIVGEKEAELNEVSVRSRKNADEGAIALDSFITRIKDEIDTKLL